The Aythya fuligula isolate bAytFul2 chromosome 1, bAytFul2.pri, whole genome shotgun sequence nucleotide sequence AGAGGTAACCCTATGAAAACGTAATGTACTGGAGCATTGGGGTGGAGTTGTGCAATTCACATTCTGGACTTTAAACAAGCTTTTGCGGTCAAGAGGATCAAATGAGGTGAAAGCTCTGAATCGGGATAATATTTATACAGTACGATGGAATGAGAGAATTATTCCCATTCTAGTGGGAAAATGGACTGGGAATCTGCAACCTAGCGGCTGAAAGCAACACTGCACTGCTCAAGAGTACTCCTACATTCCCAAAATGCACACACATTCATCACCTGCCATCCAAAATATGCTCACATTTCTGCACTCGTATGGCCCAGCGTTACTGGTGATTCCATTATCATTATGCTTCAAGCTTCGGTGCATTCACAGTGGGTAtcgatgaaaaaaaaaaataaaataaaaaaatgaaatgtgatgcGAAGGAGAAAACAATCACACCCCCACCTAATCTTCAGTTGCCAGAGTCATTAGCAGACGGCGTGACAGCTACAGCCTACAAAGTGCTGACTTCAGAGTCTGCTACCTTAAATTCAGACTATAAATAGCACACTCGGTTGTGATGATGATCCTTGCCCGTTGATACAGCTGAATGCACAGTAGGACTAAGTACCACTGCTGGACATCAATTCCTCTGGCATTTCTAGCACTACAACACCTGCAAAACACAagcttcctttctcctttggTCTGGCTGGCCATCAAGACAGAAACAAtctctatgaaaaaaatattatttggacGATCTTTCCAGAAAACCACCCTGCTGATTATTAGATATTTCACATGGTGCATTAAATAATGGTCACCACGCAGGCTTAGAACTGTAGCATTGGTCTGACAGAAGTACTTACTGAAAAGTGCAGCAACACAGCACGAAGGTTTAAATGCCATTTATCCGTCTGTGATCACCGGGAGACTGCCTCTTGCACACACATACCAACTGGGTCAAGCCAACTGAGTCTTCTGCACCCATAACGAGATTTGCACCAGGTTTACAGGGAGACAGATTTTAAGGTGCCTGCAAGAACTGGTAGCAAGCAGAATTACGCAGGTTCAAGGCGAAGGCCAGCCCAAGGCTTCCAAGGCCACAATTAGAAGACACATCATGCATGCAGTGGGCAGAGGAACTGCAAAACACTGCAGGAATACAGTTGATTGACTGCTGTGTTATATTTATTAACCCACAATTTGTGTGTATTCCCTTTTGGTCACTGTTTACTCACACTGGGAGCAGCTAAACAGATGtctcaaacaaaaaaagggcATCCCAACTTTCTACTAAGAGACCGCATCAACATATGAAGAGCATCCTGTAGAAGGGACTTTATCAGGTGCATTACTGACAAAGCAAGTATTACTGAACTATGTTCAGAAGCCTTCAAAAAATAGAGttggaactttttttcttttacatcgTTTGTATTACATTTGGATAAACTTATTTGTAAGCAGCGGAGTGAGGATTCAGTGTCAGATCAGAGGTGGCACTAAGgggcatggtttagtgatgggactcaggAGGTCAGGTAGGCAGTTGGAGCTGACCATCTTGAAGGTCTTCTCAGATGTAAGTATATATCTTACTAAGCACTGAGCCAGTCCAAGCATCTAGTCACATTAAAAACGATTCCTTTCTTCACAGCAAGTTGCTTACTGGTCCTCAATGATCCAATAAAGCTACAAGGCaaagtgtttaaaacaaacaaacaaacaaaccattcTTACCCCCCAAAGAAATGCCTTACAATATTACTGCAGGCACAGATTCGATGCCTATCAAATAATGCACCCGCATTAGCTACTTTGACCACAAATGTTAAAGCATTTTGGCTTTTAAACTCTCTGAGACACTTCCAGAAGGCTACGCATGGGAAGGTAATTTTGTCAGTCTTCTCAGTCTTAATTCTCCCCTACTACCTCAAATCCTCCTGCAACCAGACTATGCAAGGATAGCAGCTAGGTGGTCTTGCGACCTCATTTATTGCACCCACTTTTTgctcatgaaaaaaaagaaaaaagcagtagctacttaaaaaaaaaacaaaaaaaaaaaacaaaaaaaaacatatttcaaatgcTACACTCAAGTAGAAATGAGCCAAAGACCCCATGCATATGGGCAGAAGTTGCTTTTAAGTATGTTTTTCAAGTTCAAGAGCAGGTTAAATTGTCTGTATAGGTACTATCACAAACTCCTGCTGAAAGGGACTCAAGGGCAAAAAAACGTGTTCCAGTACCTAAGCTCTACATGCTGTGATGCAAGTGGCTGCCCTCAGGGCTTATGTACaaatagaaatgaaagctgCACGTTATTATCCCAACACTAAAACAGCCCTGCTGATGTCttttgctcagaaaacaaacaaacaaacaaacttgagTTGTTAGGTCTGTCACTAGGAATGGGGTTCTTCCACGTGTCGTGCTCCTAGTTCAGTAACTGGGAGTCCCACTAAAAAGACCAGGCCAGACCTACGTGAACAGTAAGGAACCTCTGAGAGACCCCTAGTTCCTGTCTGCTGGgagaggcacagcacagcagactTCGTCTGaccaaaacaacagcaaaatgctAGGGAAGAAAGACAACTGTTCAATGACATTTCAGCCTGAATACGAATTCTGCGGCGTTTTGGTCTCAACAGCTATAAATGGAGATAGGCTTCCCATTTCCCAACAACAAGGAAACAACCCTGGTCTTCAAAGACAAAGATTGTTAGAGattcacatttaaaagaaaacaacaaaacacccaaaAGGATGGGTGGTAAGACAAACAACCCTTAAATAACTCCACAGATTAGCACCTGGCTTAATATAATGTAGGTGTGAGGGACAAGAACAAGTGCATTTCACTGCCAATTTGCCATGCTGTTTCACATGACAAGAGGTAACAGAAGGAGCGATCAAGCACTGCTGGAACCACTGCTCACATCCAACGCGTGCCACATCAGCAGCCCAAGCAGGCTGCAGTAGAAGCATTGCTCCTGGGGTATTCAATTTTCACCTGTGACTCAGACCTTTCTGTTTTGGACACTGCCCAGCTTCAGAACAACCCAAAACAATCCTAGTAGCTTGATCCCACCAGACGGTAACATTTCAGGTAACTGGTTATAAGCATTACAAAGCTTCTTCTTGCTCTGAGAGAATGTAAAGCGTTGCTCAAGTTGcaatttaagcattttaaaaacgGGTTGattttttagatttttccaGTGCTACAGGATATTTTCTGgctaatttgtgttttctgaagttattaAGTGAAGGTTTATTTTGGTTTGCAGAACTTGTATTTTGCAAGAATTATGAACAGCTGCTTTTAGTCACTGTTTAGCATTTTCAGAAACGCATGCAAGACCAGAATGAATGTCAGGgactttcttccttcccccaaaTCCCAGGCTGTTGTAACAGTTTCTAGGTCTTATGTAACTTCCAAACCCACTGGCAGAAAGGAGGCACTCCTAAGAAAATGTGACAAACACTTTTGGGAGTCGCAAGGATCcagagaacagcaaaagcactgacacacacacagcttaTCACACAGCCATACCTGGTCTGTTTTGGTTGCATCAGGTCCACAGACACTGCTTAGATGGCAGCAGTATACTTCGTCCCCGCTTTTATAGTGCCAAAGTCTCAGAGTACCATCCTGGGCAGATTGAAGCAAACACAAGTTGATTACCAGCAGTTCCTCAGGCAAAGAGTGGCCGCTTGTGGCCTACAGCTAAACCCTATTTCCCTGAAGAGCTTCTCACAGAAGTTACTAAATAGTCACTTAGTTAAGACCTCAAGCTGCAGACAAAGCGTTTTAATTAACATCATTTTCCCCCTCAATTCTAAATTATTCAATCATGCTAActttaattttccctttgaagtGGAAATTGTGTAGCTGCAAGAGCACATTTCAAGTCCATCTCCTATAgcacaaacagcacagcaatACAGTGATCAACATTTTAGCAGCAATTCTTTCTGGTTGCCCTTCTCCACCCCTGCTCCTGTTATCACCCAAGTTCTCATTTGATTTAGTAGCCTCCTGGAGAGAAGCTAAACACCTCTCTTCAGTGACTGTTTTTCCAGAGAACTTGCTAAGAATGAAACAGAGCCACACAGCACTAATGGTACAGTTGCTGAGAGAAGGATGAAAGGAACAAGAGACAAGAGCCCTAGTGAAGCAAGAGCAGCAGTTGAAACCAAATGCTAAGAATTACTACaatcttcacagaaaatattaccTTCTTCCTACGCAGTCCTGGTAGTCTGGGATACAAAGACTTGTTTCCCTTCTTTTAGATCAACTCCATCTGCTCTTTACAGGTTGCTCAAACCTCTACAGGTCTGGCATGACAAAAGGATCCCACCAATTTAAGAAAAGGATTGACAGGGGTGAAAACACTCACTTCTTCAATTGCAGTGCAGTACTATACAGTGCTTGGATGACAATCTCTATACAACATGCACTAGACATACTATGAGGACATACTTCAGAACAAGTCTCACAGGGGAAAGCAAGTGGGAGAGTGAAGAGGGAACAGTTTTCTCATCTCaaaacctctttaaaaaaaaagcttggatTCTAAGGCCATTAATTCTTAAGATGCTCATTATCATGGCAGGCTGGCATAATATTCATTTGCCTCAAAGTTGTTTAAACAGTCCAATGATTAGAATTTGTCTGTGCTCCAAAGCAAGAGTTAATGATCAAGAAATAGCGAGGACTTGGCAATTTCTCCATCCTGAAGATCCTAATAAGAAGCTAGCTTCACTATAAAAGTTGTAAATGGCTTTTATGCTCCAGCAATAGAATGactaaacactgaaaagaaagctaagaaaggaaaggagggggagagaaggcAAGCTGGAAGCCATGAGAAATTACACTGAGCGTCccaggggatttgggggaaaacaCAGGCAAACAATGGTTTTAAAGTCTAAActtccaagaaaaatattttttggaagaaattgCAATACGTACCCCAGAAGCAGACAACAGCAGATCAGGATAGTTGGGTACTGCTAATATTCTGCTTACAAACCTAAAGGGAAAGAAGTCAAATTATGAGCTCTCTTGCATGACACTCTGGGATCTTTAAACAcatataatgagaaaaaaacgctcattttaaagagaatcttctaattaaaaaaacaaaaaacaaacaaaaaaaaaaaaacaggttctCCAAATGAGCCattttagagaaggaaaaagtatttctacaGTACCTGGTACAGTATATACACTATTCAAACTACTGATCCACTTaacaaaagaataattttccCCACCTGCACTCAAAGCATTCTACTGACTCCTTcccaaatgaaaacattagtatttaggcaaaaaaaagaaaaagccaaggcAGATAGATTTACTCTGATAGCATGGCTCCCCTTCCTCAATTCGTGATGTAGATTAAAACCACAAATCAacagatgcttttaaaacacttcaACAGTGATGACTCAGCTTTCAGCTACCACCTCTCTCCCATCACAGCTGGAGAACAATCAATCTTTTacaaatttttaaagcaagcatGTGGCAATTTACCACCAGTGTCCACATTCAGACAGAaagcttgtttttcagaagcacGTAATATTGCTATGTCTACATTCACTTGTCTGTGTTGAGTAACAAGGACCTCAACTTCTGGAGTTTATTATTATCTTAGAGCTCAGCAACATAAAATGCAGTGCCCTGAGCAGAACAGTACCCGAGTGGGACTgtcttgcttttgaaaaaaggCGTAACTTTAAGgccattaaaaaacagaaaggaaaaaaaaaaaaaaagagagatttggGTCACTACAATGACAAACTTCCATGACAAAACAGCAATAGCAGCACATGGAGGCATAACGGATCCAACAAGGATCACCACGCGCCCCACCAAACTAAGAAAATCCAGGACTGTGAAACAAGACAGGAGCAACAGCTGATTTATGTAATCCTTTACTTATTCGTTCCTTTTTTAAAGattgattttttatatatatatcaaccGATTTATGCTAAGTGCCTTTCCACTGTGTGGCCACTGATGAACTCCCTGCATGGACACAACAGTCCCAgtataaaaatgtctttctgagTATCAAGCACTGTTCATTATAAAGTACACTTGTGTACGTAGTAGGGGGAAAGATCAGACGTGGCTGTGTAAATACGCTATAGAAACCTACCTGATCAAAGACTACTTAGACCTTTGACATGAGCAGCCTGTTGCTGTTACACTATGCCAGGTCTACACAGGTTAGACTACCAAATGATGTTATTTAAACCAGACTGGTACCCCAAATTAGTCTGTGTCCTAAATGCGCTATTAAAAAACTTTGCTGGGTAAGTTAAGTCAGCAGCCAGCCAAGGAGAGTTAAATGTGTTCTGTGCCCTATGCAGGGTCGTGTCTTCTTTGCTACTTCGTTGCTGTGGACTTCAAAATTTAGCAGCGGATAAGACAACAGGACTGCACGACCcctcaacaacaaaaaaccctccgAAAGTCCACAAAAACTATATAGAGAAGGAGGGCAAACTCGAGAGACTTGGAAAATAGCACAACTGACAAACATTTTAAGAAGTAAAATATAGAGGAACTTTTAAAGTCTATTTGCCATTTGAGTCTTCTTCGTGGGAGAGCTactgagaagaaaagggagagtaCAGTCCCTCCTGGAGGCTAGCAATGACACACCAGCTAGAGGACATCCCCTGTTGTCTCCTAGCAGGTCAGAGCGCACCTGAATCATGTCAGCGTAGGTAGCAGGTTGCCTTGCCACTTTCTCCTGTTCAGATCACTGTAATAAAAGGACCTTCActtcaggaggaagaagaaattaagggaagggaaagagcatcctttctgactttttttttttgtacagaggGAACCCTGTATTTTATTAGACACCGTGGCAACATGAGGTTTTACAGGAATATCCCCGATGACATATCTTCTACATACCCTTCTACATGTAGAAGTGTTTTTGCCCACAGCAACAGAACAGTCTCAAAAAAATGCTCCTTTTCTCAGCTGCTAGAAAGACCGGGAAACTACATTAATAAAGCATGACTCCTGGGATTTATTTTATGGCACCATTTTATAGCCCCTAGCTCGCTACAATCCATGCAGAAAGAGtgctgttgttatttgtttggatttttatttttttttaactagtaTTACCATGGAACCTCCAAGTCTGATCTCCACACTCTGCATCAAGTTGCCATTAGATTAGTGGCTGTTCAGACCACAGAGCTTCTCATTTCCTAGGATTAAGCCTGTCTTGAGCTGACAACCCCCAAGCTCTGGAGTCTTTGTAACCCAGACCTGATGTTTGATATGATTTGTGCACTTAATCCATTGAGGCACACTgacaaactgcacacagtgaaCTTACTCTTTGTGTCCCAAGCAGTAGGAGACAATGTTATAAGGAGCTTTAGTCAAACTCACTCTGATCTTCTCATCTCTATCCGCAGTTAAGATATAGCGGTCGTCAGGGCTCAGCACCTGTTGGTAAAAGGAGAGTTTTAGCACCCAGCAGTTCAACGGTTGTTTTAACACACTTTTTCCTAaccagaagaagagagaagcagtAGATTATCCGTTTTTCTTGACTCTGAATTGCAGGTGCAAGTGTTAAACCATAAATTTCCACCTACAACAGAAGCACAAATCTTGATGACATCAAGAGAGCATAAGCCTAATGACAGCAACTTTGTTTCTCGCTAAGACAAGCAGCACAGACTACTGAGTCCCGTGAAAGCCTCTGAGCTCCAGCACTACAGCAGAAGTCCCACTGTATCTCCAAAAGTTAGAAAGTTATCACACTGAAGAGCTAAACTGACATGACAGTCTGGGTGAATTGCCATATGCACTCCATCTCCAAGTCTTCTGTGGCTGTAACACCAAGAATTTTTGAACAGTCACACTCCCAGAATAGACAACCCATATACTTGCTTCCTTTCCAAAATCAGCAAGAAGAAATCCAAACCATGTGTGTCATTTATACCTAAAGGAAGTAGAAActcttgaagaagaaaaaaacaagaacagacaaacaaaaaaaacacaacaacaccCAAAGTCGGGACAAAGCAACAATGAAAGAACTTGAATGCAAGttttagccctgaagtggtcaagTAGCTGgacttaatatttatttatttttttttttaagtctcttccaactgaactattctactCTAACTAGGAATGCAATGCAGGTTTGCACAGCAACTACAGGGAGGCACACTTACCACATCCAGTACCATAGACAAGTGCCCCAGTTCAAGTTTGCCTTCTGCTTGTGGCTCTGTTATTGAGTAAGAATAGACATCACCAGATTTGTCTGCAACCAGAATCTTATCCTCAGCAGCTGTAATAACGAGGGACGTGCATCTCCTATTCACagacctgaaagaaaaatggcacAGTTTGAACATGCTTGGGAACTTCAGCAAGTCTGGATTCAGACCCAGTTAAACAGACCAAGACAGACTAGACAAAAACCTGTTAGATGCCACACTCTGAATACAGCAGCAATGTGAATAACGTTACAGTAAGGTGTGCAGAGGCAAACAGCACTTTTGAGACCTCTTGGATCAACAAACTGTATGACAGAAAACACCTGAaaggtgggagaaaaaaaggtgaagcATTAGAGCTGCTTGTTTGCGTTTTGCTTGCTACATTCTCAATGGAGCATCTGACTAGGCAGCCTGCCAGTGCTTTAAAGAAAGCCTGGTAGACTTTGTGttctctttaataaaaatacagcctaAACatgtggaaaagagaaagccagGCAGGAGGTCTCCTAGTACAACTATTCTGCAGCAACACGGGTAAAAACTGCAGTGATGCTATTTCTCCATCTGCCACTTTGTACTGTAAAACAAAGTCCTCTGTGAGCTTTACAGACTCTTCCTCCTCACATGCGCAGACAGAGAGATACAGTCTCAGGGTATCTTCTCCAAGCAAAAAACCCTGAACTGGAACTTTGACTTTCCCACATCATCATCCAGTATTTTATTGTTCCAGTAGTAGTGTAGCAGGTAATGTTTTTCCAATAGCTTTCGAGATAAATTTAAAGACCACACAGGtcagaaaacaaagtgttgcaatAGGTTTAATCACAATTACTCTGAAGAAAGTTTCTGCAAATTAACAGCTGTTGTTATCACTattattctttcagtttctcCATGTCCTGAAAGCATTGATACATGACTGCCAGTAACGGGGATCATAGAGCATGGCCATTTCTATTCACCTACTCTGAAATGTAGTGACCTCTGGAGGCAAAAGAACAACATGCTGCACTCCAGGTAGACAGATATCAATTCTAATATATTTTAGTGACTGTGTAAAGGAGTACCATaacaatggaaaaatatataggACACAAATGCCTACTAACACATGGCAGGCTCAGGCAGCACAGTGTCCAAACAGGATACCTTGCTAACAAGAAGTCTTATTTCGAGTTTAGCTGTACTGCCTTTGACTTAAGAGACAGATCCGAAAGTTCCCCTTCGTCTGAAACAAGCTTATTAGGAGAGCtagcattaaattaaattatattaaattaggAAAGCtagctttaaattaaattatattgaaGGTGTGAAACCTTTAATACAGCTTGCCATAAAACTACCACAAGTTACCTAGCTCAACtttggcattttttcccccccccccagagagACCTTTTTGCCTGTATTCCCAGTTTCCTAACAGGACATAGCAACATTCCCAAAAATCCAGCTGTGATTCTAGCTGGCTTtctagcagaaaacaaaactatccAGCAATTATCCAATGGCATCTTACAGGCAGGAATAATGGGTCAGGGCAGCAGGGAATAGCATGCACAGTGAACAGAACTTGTCATTTCTAGTTTTGCCAGTGATTACTCACTGCAACACTGGTTAACCCAGCAAAGGTCTGTCATGCACCCTACACACACAGCCAAGCTGAGTAAAACcccattttgtattttgcaacCAGGGCCTTGCATTCATCAAGATCACCAGAAGCAGAGACCTTACATGGTGACTTACCTTCTCAGGAAGTCcttcacagtcttttttttttttttttttttttttaaacagaggaTCACTACAAGCAGCAATGAAAAACTTGTAACTGGAGGACCTCTGGTGGACAGCCACAGACAGTTTTCTCAAGAGAACTACACTACAAAAGGAAGTGTGCAGTAGCtctaaaaacatgcttttgagCTCACATATTCCCTAAAATATCTTCTCCTCCTAATCAACAGAACCAGACAGTGCATTCACTGAACTGCTCAGTATCACTCTTAAAGACCCAACCGCAGCATTCACTAGGAGCGAGTAAAGTTTCAGTTCTTAAAGATGCAAATGCTGTCTTCTGGAATAAACAAGAGATTATCCTTTTCCCGGCCAACAATACAAATTCCCAAGATCATTAATATGCTTAAGTACAACAGGggataaaaaagagaaagcttagCAATAGCAAATTCATGCATCCCAAGTACTGCTATTTTATAGCTCTAATTTAATCAGTCATAGCCCCATTATGAAGAGACAAGCAACATCCTGCTGCCTTACCTGATACTAATGCATTCCCAGGAAGGCTTAGTACGAAACAGAATCAGACGTTTGTTGTCATCTGTCAAGACAAAATAATCTCCTGATGGGGAGAAGGCAAAAGCTAGGATGTCATCGCTTCCTTTATCTGTTGGTTGTCCGTCCTGCCTAAtagagagaaggggagaaaaagagttCACAACCTGAAACAAAGTTTCTGAAATCATTTAGAAAAGGTTGTTCTTACAGCACCAGCAAGAAGGAGTATGAAGAACGAAGTACAATGCTTGAAGTTGGATTTCAGCTTAAAATATTAAGCCAGCTTGAACATTAATGCAAAGGTATAGGGATTGTACTCACACATTAAAAGCCAGCAGTAAGTTTTtttgggatttgtttttttgtgtgcgtgtgtgtgtgttgttgttgtgtttttttttttgttttgttttgttttgtttgtttgtttgtttgttttaaagaaagctgtgCTTCACAGACTcttagaatggtttgggttggaagggaccttaaagacacccagttccaaccccctgccatgagcaggagTGCCACCCACTACATCAGTTTGaccaagccccatccaacctggccctgaacacctccagagatgcgTTCCACCTCCACTTCTGTTTCAATGCCAACAGCAACAAGCTTTCCCTTAGCATTTTATTCTCCAGGTTGAAGAAGCATTCTCTCAGTCTGTCCTCACACAACACATGCTCCAGGCCCCGACCACCTCGGTGGCCCATTGCTGGAGTAGCTCCAGCCCATCCATGCCTTTCTTATTACCCAGGGCCCAACACTGGACATGAAACTGCAGGACTCACAAAtgccaaagagaaaagaagaatggTTTCCACCGGCTTTACGCTGCTCCTAACAAAGCCCGGTGAGCTTAACACGATGCAGAGAGGTTGTAGATCCAACCTTATCTTGCTCCCCTGCCCAGGGTTAGTCCAGCCCAGGTATACAGTTCTGCATTTGCCTTTGAATAAATCTCATGAGGATCCTCACAGCCTGTTTCCCCAAGGTGCTGAGATCCCTCAGAAGAGAAGCCCTCCCTTAAGCACATCTGTCACTCCCTCTAGGTTTGGTATCACTACTGAGCACCACACAATATGAGCACCAGCTGAAGACAATTATTAGCTAGGGTTTTAAACAGTACAGCCTCACTACACAGTTTTATACCATACATAAAAGCTGCTTCAAGTAAGATAAAACATTCTTCCAAACTAAAGAGGATGGAATCTAAACAGCCAGGACTACATTTATACCTAAATTCTTTCTAAGATGTTTCCACTTTGCAGTACAGGACAGTGCATGGccctgacagcagcagtgacCATGCTTGGAACCACACGAGGACCTGCCCTGAGTTCATACTGATTAGTACAGACAAGACACAGGACTTTGCTGCACCCAAATTCGGACAGGAATCCTGCTTTCCAGATTGCTTATCCCTGGACGGTGCACAGTCCACCACACCAGGTTCCATCAATCCATGAAAATTCTTCAGAACACAGAATTCAAGCAAAGTGTACATTTATAGACAGTAACTTTTTAATAGCTCCAGccttcttgaaataaataatgacTTTTTGTAATCGGGATGCAGGTTTTagctctctttcttctccatggtgggaaagaaaaaggctgagaAGAAGGAAACTGTTTTAAGTCCTAAGCCTACATCattctctgctttaaaaagtgCTAGGGTTAACGCTACCAGAGCTTGATACAAGTTtagcagaaaacaagaaaacagtgtCCAGTGGTTGGAGTTAAACTAAGAAAAAGAcctcttcattttttgaaaCCTTACGACCTAAAAAATAGACTTGAAGGAAGATTGcgtactgtttttttgtttctttttttcctgccttagATAGTCTAATAAAAGATGCAGCACTGTAAGCACTATCTTGACTAACAGAAGTCATACAAAATCATTGACTATTGGTGTTTCTCTAAAACAGAAACGAGCATGTATACAGTCCCCCCTCTTGAATTAAACCACAAATATGTATATCTATGTATATCCATCAGGGATAGCGTAGATCACCGGTTCAAGGAGGCATCCCATGACTTTATTTAATTATCTTTGCATAACCTCAGGAAGAGATGCAGCATCTAGGAAAACACCGGATCATTTACACTTATTTTCTCACCGTTTATCTTCTACGGCCTTCTGTTCCACATTGCTGCAATCATACACGAAGAGATCATCTTCCCTgcgagtaaaaaaaaaaacaagagtaaaaccactggaacaaaaaaaaaaaatgagtttaagCATTAAGAGCATCagctgctttattattttataatcaaAGGCTCCCGAGGCGACCCGCACTGACCCGTGCTCCCGGCACCGCGCCGCCAGCAGCCGCCCGCCCCCCGCGGCGGCCATGAGCGGCCCGCGCAGCGCCATGGCCGGGCCGTGCCCGCCGCCCGCTCGCCGCCTGCCCCCGCCGCCATCTCGGCCGCCGGCCGCCATGGCCGCCCCatgcgggcgggcgggcgggcgcggggcgATGACGCCCGGGTAAGGCAGGGCGGGCGGAGGGCGCAGCGCAAGATGGCGGCTGCCGCGCTGCTGCGCAGTGGAAGGGCGGCTGCCCGCCAGGTGAGTGgccccgggggctcctccaccaccaccagctcGTTTTTCCCCGtcccccttttatttattttatttttttttaaccctcagTGCTCTCCGCCGACCCCGGGGTGAGCGCTGTGCTGGCTGGTGTTTTGCAGGTGCTGCGGCTGGACCCCCCCGCGCCCCGATGTGCGCCCTCATCGGCGGCGCTGTGCACCCGGCCGGTGGGCTCCGGGACGCCGGCGGACAGCAGTAAGGCACCACAGAGTCTCGTCCCGGCCTCAAACCCAAAAAGCAGCCCTCCTGCGGGCCCC carries:
- the WDR4 gene encoding tRNA (guanine-N(7)-)-methyltransferase non-catalytic subunit WDR4; the protein is MAAGGRDGGGGRRRAGGGHGPAMALRGPLMAAAGGGRLLAARCREHGEDDLFVYDCSNVEQKAVEDKRQDGQPTDKGSDDILAFAFSPSGDYFVLTDDNKRLILFRTKPSWECISIRSVNRRCTSLVITAAEDKILVADKSGDVYSYSITEPQAEGKLELGHLSMVLDVVLSPDDRYILTADRDEKIRVSLTKAPYNIVSYCLGHKEFVSRILAVPNYPDLLLSASGDGTLRLWHYKSGDEVYCCHLSSVCGPDATKTDQKYTVTRIAYCCQGGYVAVLCDCIPTVYIFQLDAVAQQLAYRQQISLKHKGWDIAFEEAGDIWILQEDSEAPLQLYRPCDGQWKPVPDDEGLQRMSKYLRDNWTVFEGFVGAESYYSSLYKASFDDTAIYLQRKEERLQQQKKKKQDLQHGSNGQTKKIKIEEPSL